In Plasmodium chabaudi chabaudi strain AS genome assembly, chromosome: 10, a single genomic region encodes these proteins:
- a CDS encoding serine/threonine protein phosphatase PP1, putative translates to MALEIDIDNVISKLIEVRGTRPGKNVNLTENEIKILCLSSREIFLNQPILLELEAPIKICGDIHGQFYDLLRLFEYGGFPPDANYLFLGDYVDRGKQSLETICLLLAYKIKYPENFFLLRGNHECASINRIYGFYDECKRRYSVKLWKTFIDCFNCLPVAAIIDEKIFCMHGGLSPELNNMEQIRKITRPTDVPDNGLLCDLLWSDPEKEINGWGENDRGVSFTFGQDVVHNFLRKHELDLICRAHQVVEDGYEFFAKRQLVTLFSAPNYCGEFDNAGAMMSVDETLMCSFQILKPVEKKKITT, encoded by the exons ATGGCATTAGAAATTGATATAGATAATGTAATTTCTAAACTAATAGAAGTTAGAGGAACACGACCAGGcaaaaatgttaatttgacagaaaatgaaattaaaattttatgctTATCTAGCAGAGAAATCTTTTTAAATCAGCCAATATTATTAGAATTAGAGGCcccaataaaaatatgtggaGATATACATGGGCAATTTTATGACTTGTTAAGGTTATTTGAGTATGGCGGCTTTCCCCCGGATGCGAATTACCTATTCTTAG gTGACTACGTCGATCGAGGGAAGCAAAGCTTAGAGACGATCTGTCTATTATtagcatataaaataaaatatcctgaaaattttttcttacTAAGGGGTAATCATGAATGTGCATCCATAAATAGGATCTACGGTTTTTATGACGAGTGCAAAAGGAGGTACAGTGTCAAACTATGGAAAACTTTTATAGACTGCTTCAACTGTTTACCAGTGGCGGCTATAATCgatgaaaaaattttttgtatgcaCGGTGGACTATCACCCGAGTTAAACAACATGGAGCAAATTCGAAAAATCACGAGGCCCACAGATGTACCTGACAATG GCCTGCTGTGCGACTTGCTTTGGTCGGACCCCGAAAAGGAGATAAACGGGTGGGGAGAAAACGACAGAGGTGTGTCATTCACCTTCGGACAAGACGTagtacataattttttaaggaAGCATGAACTTGATTTAATATGTAGAGCACATCAAGTTGTAGAAGATGgttatgaattttttgcAAAAAGACAATTAGTTACTTTATTTTCTGCCCCCAATTATTGTGGCGAATTTGATAATGCAGGGGCTATGATGAGTGTTGACGAAACACTAATGTGCTCgtttcaaa